The DNA window GATCTGCGGTGCCCGCTACATGGCCCCGCTATACGATCCGCGCAGCGAACGGCCCGAGGAGGCGAAAGCCTGTATCGACCAGTTCGAATATCCCGATATCCCCTGCAGCTATCCGGTGGTCTGGGTGAAGGCGAAGGAAGCTGCCGAGATCTGCGCTGCCGAGGGCAAGCGGCTTTGCGATGCGCACGAATGGGAAGGCGCCTGCGCAGGGGCTCTGGAGCCGCCCGATTACCGCTTCGACCTTGCCCGCGGCCAGTTCGCCTCGGGTGCCGTCGGCCGGATGCGCGCGGCCCATAACGCGAAATATCAGGGCAGCGCCAGCTGGAGCTACGGCCCCGCCTTTCGCAGCGGGATCTGTGCCCAGAACAGCGTGAAAAGCCCGTCCTGTCCGGGCGGCGGATTCGGCAATTGCGGGTCGAACACATATCCGACGGGCAGCTTCGCCAACTGCAAAAGTCCGCTTCAGGTCTATGACATCAACGGAAATGCGGCCGAGCACATGAATCTGCCGCTCGCTCCGGACCAGATGGCCAGTGCCGGCAGCACCGGGCTCGGGGTGACGGAAATGAAGGGATCCTGGTTCATCTGGGACAGATATCGCGCGCATCCCGACTGGTGCCGCTGGCGGGCGCCGTTCTGGCACGGCACCCGCGTCATGAGCCCCGCCAGCCATGAAAACTATCACCTCGGCTTCCGCTGCTGCAAAACCCTGAACTGACACCGCCCCCGAAGGATCGCGCGTCTTCCCCACCGCGTTATAGCCAACAGAATGCGGCCCGTGCCGCTTCCCTGCTTCTGCCTTCCGCAGGGGCCTCTCTTCGGAAAGCAGAGACCCCGGACAGCGTCCGCCTCCTTGCTTGAGAACATCGGGCCAGCAGGACGGCTTCCGTTGCTGTACCCGCAGGGCCTCTGCCCCACCGGCAAAGCCATCGCGCGCCACAGCTCTTTTGCCAGCCGCAAGACCTGAAAGCCGCATCGCCCTCCAGACGCGGCGCAACAGGGGCGAGCGGATCCAACAAGCCGAAGACCGGATGCCCGGAGTAAACAGCAGACGACTTCCCCGGCCCTGGCCATGCCGCCGGCAACGGGCGAGACCGTCCTTGAGAACGCGGTGTCGTCGCCCCGCTCGCCACGGCACGATGGCGCGTTGGTGGCGCCAGCAGGCGTTGCGTCACCCTGCGGTCAAGCCGCTGTGCCGCATCTCGGGGCATATCCTTGCATATCCGCCCCGGCGCGCGGAACACACAGCGCGCGGCCATCGCCCGGCTCCCAGCTCGCACCCGCCGTCGCCGCTTCGGGTCCTCCGGCTGACAAGGGCCCCTCAGCCCGTACGGGCCTCGCCCGGCAGGATCGTGTCGGGCGAGATGCCCCGCCGTTCGGCGCTGTCACGCACGGCCGCGCGGATCGTCGGACTGCGTGACAAGAGCTTGCGGAATCGCAATTCGTCCAGCAGCAGAAGCGTCGAGGGCGCGATCGCACGTGCCTCGGCGCGCCGGGGCTTTTGCAGCAGCATCGACATCTGCCCGAACATTTCGCCCCGCCCCAGCCGCACGGTCTGGCCCGCCGTTTCCATCTCGACCGCGCCGGTGGCGATGAAGAACACGCTCTTGGCGGGCATGTCCTTGCGGAAGATCACCTCGCCCGGGTTCACATGCCGGGTCACCAGCGAGCGTGCCAACCGTCGAAGCGCGGTCTCGTCGAGATCGGCAAAAAGCGTAAAGCGGCGCACAAGATCTGCCTTGCCAACCGCAAGGTCGAGCGGCGGCCGCTCTTCGGCCTCGGCCCGGCGACGGCCGATATCCTGGGTCAGCACGGTATGCAGTTCCGCCCCGATCAGACCGTCCTCGCGCATCGCGAGATATTCGCGTTCTTCAAGCCGCAGCGCGGTGCGGCGTATGAAGCGGCGTTCAAGCTCTTCGGCATAGCCCGGATATTGCAACCTCAGCCCGTCCAGCGCGGTCTCGACTGCCTCGCTGCGACGGGCCAGAAGCTCGTGCAGCAGGTCGGCCACCCGGCGGCCGTGAATCCGCCGGATGCGGCCATCGATGAAACCGTCGAGATCGCGCAGGATAAGTCGCTGCGACAGCAGCATCTCGAACCGGTCCGCCGTCATCCGGGCCAGCGGCGCAACAAGCCCCAGCCGGTTGTTCAACACCACCGCCAGCCGGAAGGTGCGGCCATAGCCGGTACCGACCTTCGAGGCACGCACATAGCCGGTGCGCCCGTCCGAACGCGCGCCCTCGATCAACCGGTCGGCATTCGACAGGAGCCGTTCGGTCAGCCCGGTCGATATGGTCCGGTCGCGGATGCGGTCGAGGATGGCGTCGCGCTCGGCGCCCGCCAGCGCGATCAGCCCCAGCGTGACCCGGTCGCGGTCGAGGATCGGCGCCTCGGCCTCGGCCGCCTTCACCGCCTCGTCGAGCCTTTCGCCGAAGCGCTTGGCCTCCGAGCGGACGATGTCATGGCTCAGATTGTAGTTCTCGGTGGTGCGCGCCACATCCTCGCGCACGGTCTGCAACGAGACCGCCACCACCTGGTTCGAAAGCGCCTGATCGAGCGGCGAGAGCCGGTCGAGCCCCAGCCGCCCGATGACCCAGCGCAGCGTGGTGCCCTGCACGATCAGGGTGAAGAGGGTGAAGCCGGTGGCAAGGATGCCGACCACCCGCTTGGCCTCGCCCGGCACGCGCAGGCTTTCGGTCACGGCCAGCGCCAGCGCCAGCGTCACCGCCCCGCGCAGCCCGCCCCAGAGGATCGCCACGCGATAGGGCCGCTCGACCATGGGCGAAAGCTTCAGAGCCGACAGCAGCGGCATCAGCCCGAACAGGATCACCACCCGTGCCGCGATCGCCGCGCCGACCACGACCGCCACAAGCTTGAGATCTTCCAGCCGCAGCTCTTCGAGAAGCCGCGGGATCAGCAGCGCCGCCAAAACGAAGATGAGCGCCCCGGCCCAATGCGCAAGCAAGTCCCAGACCTCGCGGAGCTTGGTCATCGCAACCGGCGTCAGCCGGCCCGGTCCGGTCAGGTTCAGCGTCAGTCCCAGCGTCACCACCGCGATCACGCCCGAGGCCCCGACGATGCGCTCGGCACAGATATAGGCCAGGTAGGGCAGCGCCACCGACACCGAAATCTGCGCCAGTTCGAACCGGGCGAACAGCGCCATGATCCAGAGCCCGACCCGCGTCGCGACCCAGCCCACGAGCACGCCGCCCGCGACAAGCACCGGAATCTGCGTCAGCGCATCCGACAGCGTCGGGTCGGGCACACCGAGCATCACGAAACCCATGAACAGCCCGAACAGCGCGATGGCGGCGGCGTCGTTCAGAAGGCTCTCGCCCTCGATGATCCGCGCCAGTCGGCGCGGCGCCGAGATCGAGCGGAAAATGCTGACCACGGCCGAGGGGTCGGTGGTCGAGACAATGGAGCCGATGAGAAGACAGACCGCGATCGGCAGGGCCGAGGCGAAGGCAAGCGCATAGCCGACCGACAGCGTGGCAACCACCACCGCGACCACGGCCAGAACGAGGATCGGCACCCAGTCGTCGAGTATCCGCCGGAGATTCATGCCAAGCGTGGCCTGAAACAGCAGCGTCGGCAGGAAGACATAGAGAAAGACGTTCGAGCGGATCGGCAGGCTCGTGATCGCGTTGGCGACCGGATTGAGCGCATCCGTGAGGTCGGTCCGCAGCAGGAAGATGGCGCCGCCGCCGACCAGGATGCCGAGCGTCGCGAGGATCACCGCATAGGGCATGCGCAGGCGCGCAGCCAGTGGTTCGGCCGCGCCGATGACAAGAAAAAGGCAGGCCACGATCGTGGTCAGAAGTACGATGTCCATGGTCCTCACATAGCGGGAACTGGGGCGGAGAAAACCACTCTCCGACCGCACGCGTCGTCAGGCCGCGTCCGGGCGGAAGGGAAGGGTCGGCAGCGCCGGCGGCGCGGTGATCCTGCGGCCGGATCAGCCCAGCAGCGAGGCGACCCGGCGCAGCGCAAGCTCGTAGCCCTCGACGCCGCAGCCCGCGATCACGCCATCGGCGCGGAGCGAGACATACGAGCGGTGCCGGAACGGCTCGCGGCGGTGGACATTCGAGATATGGACCTCGATCACCGGTCCGTCGAAGGCATTGAGCGCATCGAGCAGCGCAACCGATGTATGTGTGAAGGCGGCCGGATTGATGACGATGGCCGCGGCCGACTGGCGGGCCTCGTGGATCCAGTCGACCAGAGCACCCTCATGGTTCGACTGCAGGAAGCGGATCGCATGCCCGGCCCCGGCGGCGATCCGGGCGCAGGACGCCTCGACATCGGCCAGCGTCTCATGGCCGTAGATCTCGGGCTCGCGCTGGCCGAGCAGGTTCAGGTTGGGGCCGTTCAGGATGTAGATCGTCTTCATGGCATGCTCCGGGGCCTCGACCCCGCCTGTCTAGACGGTCCCGGGCCGGGCGGGAAGCCCGGCCGACACGAAGTTCGGGCGTCAGCGGCCTCAGGCGTTGAACAGGAAATGCATCACGTCGCCGTCCTGCACGACATAGCCCTTGCCCTCGGCGCGCATCCTGCCCGCATCCCTGGCCCCCTGCTCGCCGCCGCAGGTGATGTAATCGTCAAAGGCAATGGTCTCGGCGCGGATGAAGCCACGCTCGAAATCGCCATGGATGACGCCCGCGGCCTTCGGTGCCGAGGTGCCCACCGGAATGGTCCAGGCCCGCGCCTCCTTCGGCCCCACGGTGAAATAGGTCTCGAGCCCCAGAAGCCCGTAGCCCGCCTTGATCAGACGGTCGAGCCCGGCTTCCTCGAGCCCCAGCTCCCCGAGGAAGACCTCGGCCTCCTCGGGGTCGAGCTGGCTGATCTCCTCCTCGATCTTGGCCGAGATCACGACGCTCGCCGCGCCCTGGGCCTCGGCCATCTCGGCCACGGCCTTCGAGAGCGCGTTGCCGGTCGCGGCCTCCTCCTCGGAGACGTTGCAGACGTAAAGCACGGGTTTCGATGTCAGAAGCTGCAGCATGCCCCAGGCCTTCGCATCATCCTCGGCGATCTCGAGACTGCGGGCGGGACGCCCCGCGTTCAGCGCCTCGAGCGCGAGCTTCAGCAGACGCTCCTGCTGGACCGCCTCCTTGTCGCCACCGCGCACCTTGCGCACCAGGCCCTGCAGGCGCTTCTCGATCGATTCCATGTCGGCGATCATCAGCTCGGTCTCGATCACCTCGGCATCGGCGACCGGATCGACCCGGCCCTCGACATGGGTGACATCGCCACCCTCGAAGCAACGCAGCACATGGGCGATGGCATCGCATTCGCGGATATTCGCCAGGAACTGGTTGCCCAGCCCCTCGCCCTTCGAGGCGCCCTTCACCAGCCCCGCGATATCGACGAAGGTCATTCGGGTCGGAATGATCTGCTTCGAGCCCGCAATTGCGGCAAGCCGGTCGAGGCGCGGGTCGGGGACGGCGACCTCGCCCACATTCGGCTCGATGGTGCAGAACGGGAAATTCGCCGCCTGCGCCGCAGCCGTGCGGGTCAGCGCATTGAAAAGCGTCGATTTGCCCACATTCGGCAGGCCGACGATGCCGGTCTTGAAGCCCATGATCGCGTCTCTCCTGGCTTTGGTCCGGCCGCATGTAGGGGGCCGGGCCCCCGCGCGTCAAGCGGCATGGACGCCGCGCGGGGATCTGCGGGGGGCACAATTCTTCGACGAAGAATTGCCGCTGGCCCTGCGGTCGGCCCCCGCTGGCAGCGCCCGGGTCCCGGCAACGACCAAACCGCCCATTGATTTTCGTCCTGTCCTGGCCCAAACCGCTTCGGAACCAGCCGGAGGACGCCCATGACCCGCATCGACGCCAAATTCGCCGCGCTTAAGGCGGAGAACCGCAAGGCCTTCGTGGCCTACGTGATGGCGGGCGACCCCGATTACGCCACATCGCTGGAAATCGTGAAGGGCCTGCCCTCTGCGGGCGTCGACATCATCGAGCTGGGCCTGCCCTTCACCGACCCGATGGCCGACGGCCCGACGATCCAGCTGGCCGGCCAGCGCGCGCTTGACGGGGGCCAGACCCTGCAGAAGACCCTAGAGCTTGCCCGTGCCTTCCGCGCCGGGGATGACAGCACGCCGATCGTGATGATGGGCTATTTCAACCCGATCCATTCGCGCGGGGTCGAGCGCTTTCTCGCCGAGGCGAAGGAGGCAGGCATCGACGGGCTGATCGTGGTCGACCTGCCGCCCGAGGAGGATAGCGAACTCTGCCTGCCCGCCCGGGCCGCGGGGCTTGACTTCATCCGGCTCGCCACGCCCACGACCGATGACAGGCGCCTGCCCAAGGTGCTGAAGAATACCGGTGGCTTCGTCTATTACGTCTCGATCA is part of the Rhodovulum sp. MB263 genome and encodes:
- a CDS encoding cation:proton antiporter, with translation MDIVLLTTIVACLFLVIGAAEPLAARLRMPYAVILATLGILVGGGAIFLLRTDLTDALNPVANAITSLPIRSNVFLYVFLPTLLFQATLGMNLRRILDDWVPILVLAVVAVVVATLSVGYALAFASALPIAVCLLIGSIVSTTDPSAVVSIFRSISAPRRLARIIEGESLLNDAAAIALFGLFMGFVMLGVPDPTLSDALTQIPVLVAGGVLVGWVATRVGLWIMALFARFELAQISVSVALPYLAYICAERIVGASGVIAVVTLGLTLNLTGPGRLTPVAMTKLREVWDLLAHWAGALIFVLAALLIPRLLEELRLEDLKLVAVVVGAAIAARVVILFGLMPLLSALKLSPMVERPYRVAILWGGLRGAVTLALALAVTESLRVPGEAKRVVGILATGFTLFTLIVQGTTLRWVIGRLGLDRLSPLDQALSNQVVAVSLQTVREDVARTTENYNLSHDIVRSEAKRFGERLDEAVKAAEAEAPILDRDRVTLGLIALAGAERDAILDRIRDRTISTGLTERLLSNADRLIEGARSDGRTGYVRASKVGTGYGRTFRLAVVLNNRLGLVAPLARMTADRFEMLLSQRLILRDLDGFIDGRIRRIHGRRVADLLHELLARRSEAVETALDGLRLQYPGYAEELERRFIRRTALRLEEREYLAMREDGLIGAELHTVLTQDIGRRRAEAEERPPLDLAVGKADLVRRFTLFADLDETALRRLARSLVTRHVNPGEVIFRKDMPAKSVFFIATGAVEMETAGQTVRLGRGEMFGQMSMLLQKPRRAEARAIAPSTLLLLDELRFRKLLSRSPTIRAAVRDSAERRGISPDTILPGEARTG
- the aroQ gene encoding type II 3-dehydroquinate dehydratase — its product is MKTIYILNGPNLNLLGQREPEIYGHETLADVEASCARIAAGAGHAIRFLQSNHEGALVDWIHEARQSAAAIVINPAAFTHTSVALLDALNAFDGPVIEVHISNVHRREPFRHRSYVSLRADGVIAGCGVEGYELALRRVASLLG
- the ychF gene encoding redox-regulated ATPase YchF produces the protein MGFKTGIVGLPNVGKSTLFNALTRTAAAQAANFPFCTIEPNVGEVAVPDPRLDRLAAIAGSKQIIPTRMTFVDIAGLVKGASKGEGLGNQFLANIRECDAIAHVLRCFEGGDVTHVEGRVDPVADAEVIETELMIADMESIEKRLQGLVRKVRGGDKEAVQQERLLKLALEALNAGRPARSLEIAEDDAKAWGMLQLLTSKPVLYVCNVSEEEAATGNALSKAVAEMAEAQGAASVVISAKIEEEISQLDPEEAEVFLGELGLEEAGLDRLIKAGYGLLGLETYFTVGPKEARAWTIPVGTSAPKAAGVIHGDFERGFIRAETIAFDDYITCGGEQGARDAGRMRAEGKGYVVQDGDVMHFLFNA
- the trpA gene encoding tryptophan synthase subunit alpha, which encodes MTRIDAKFAALKAENRKAFVAYVMAGDPDYATSLEIVKGLPSAGVDIIELGLPFTDPMADGPTIQLAGQRALDGGQTLQKTLELARAFRAGDDSTPIVMMGYFNPIHSRGVERFLAEAKEAGIDGLIVVDLPPEEDSELCLPARAAGLDFIRLATPTTDDRRLPKVLKNTGGFVYYVSITGITGAAAAEATDVGPEIARIKAQTDLPVIVGFGIRSPESARAMAAVADGAVVGSAIVKLVEEKKPVSEILAYVKTLAEGAHSA